Proteins encoded within one genomic window of Paenarthrobacter sp. JL.01a:
- a CDS encoding helix-turn-helix domain-containing protein — MDAQEGPASGARAARVDGLALGRLLSHLVDGVSAEELEPQLESMQATSLIDPTTSAAVRSLNARLWEAGRREGLLRVLYDTATDLTGIRDVEAVLKAIVRRTRSLIGSDIAYLSLNDYTTGESYIRVTDGAATVQFRNIRMPLGEGVLGAVATGEAPAQSADYLRDDTKSHLESSDAAVAAEGVKAIMGVPLRVEGKVIGALLVADRRAHTFSSDDVALMESIGTHAAVALENARHFTEMADALARLDEAQRQNVAHVRALEELASLDRRLMETLAATDSLPELLRLLGESMDSEVFVVSPTGQAMAGPVPGSDFGSPAALSAAEMSAAQTLPVPFIANGLDYTVMSAVAGDQHLASLVVAGHLTQERTAVLERSALVLSAALLFERTYQEAQYRLQLELIDELLNPRSGNVEAVKRRASRFGLAENLQLVVRVVGVSDDQRQRALAVLRRHTEGRPGITALHESHLCIIEPPAHGGEGRAARAISGRTAGGPAIVDALKRQRIEASVGSSEAVTGFPRLSAAHAEAHAVLGALQALGRNGEAADKAALGTAGMLLGAMESPFAAQLLAAQLGPLLDYDTRRGTQLVQTAWTFLEHDSSLAAAANALHIHANTLRQRLARIDNVLGEDWRRGGRSLDVHVALRLWRLQSAGVGGRSP; from the coding sequence ATGGATGCACAAGAGGGTCCGGCCTCCGGTGCACGTGCCGCCCGCGTTGACGGGCTGGCCTTGGGGCGGCTTCTCTCCCACCTCGTTGATGGCGTCTCCGCTGAGGAGCTCGAACCACAGCTGGAAAGCATGCAAGCGACCAGTCTGATCGACCCGACGACATCCGCTGCCGTGCGGAGCCTCAACGCCAGGCTTTGGGAAGCAGGCAGGCGAGAGGGCCTGCTTCGCGTCCTGTATGACACAGCCACGGACCTTACGGGTATCCGCGATGTGGAGGCCGTCCTTAAAGCCATCGTGCGCAGGACCCGTTCCCTTATCGGCAGTGACATCGCCTACCTGAGTTTGAATGACTACACGACCGGGGAATCCTACATCCGGGTGACTGACGGAGCCGCGACGGTACAGTTCCGCAACATCCGCATGCCCCTCGGGGAGGGTGTCCTGGGTGCTGTGGCTACCGGTGAGGCACCTGCGCAAAGCGCTGACTACCTCCGCGACGACACCAAGTCACACCTTGAGTCAAGCGATGCTGCCGTCGCGGCCGAAGGCGTCAAAGCCATCATGGGTGTCCCGTTGCGGGTCGAAGGCAAGGTTATCGGTGCGCTCCTCGTCGCCGACCGTCGTGCCCACACCTTCAGCAGTGACGATGTCGCACTGATGGAATCCATCGGGACCCACGCCGCTGTCGCCCTCGAAAACGCCCGCCACTTCACCGAAATGGCAGATGCCCTTGCCCGGCTGGACGAGGCCCAACGACAGAACGTCGCGCATGTCAGGGCACTGGAGGAGCTGGCATCGCTTGACCGGCGGCTGATGGAAACGCTGGCCGCCACGGACAGCCTGCCCGAGCTGCTGCGGCTGCTGGGCGAATCGATGGACAGCGAGGTTTTCGTGGTCTCGCCAACGGGCCAGGCAATGGCAGGGCCCGTCCCGGGTTCAGACTTCGGCAGCCCGGCCGCATTGAGCGCCGCAGAAATGTCCGCGGCGCAGACGCTTCCCGTGCCCTTCATTGCCAATGGACTGGACTACACCGTGATGTCCGCTGTTGCCGGTGATCAGCATCTCGCGTCACTGGTGGTTGCGGGGCATCTGACGCAAGAGAGGACCGCGGTACTTGAACGCAGCGCCCTGGTGCTCAGCGCGGCGCTGCTTTTTGAGCGCACCTACCAGGAAGCGCAATACCGTCTCCAGCTCGAGCTGATCGACGAGCTCCTGAACCCCCGCTCCGGGAACGTGGAGGCCGTGAAAAGGAGGGCAAGCCGGTTCGGGCTTGCCGAGAACCTCCAACTCGTTGTCCGGGTCGTGGGAGTCAGCGACGATCAACGCCAGCGGGCGCTTGCGGTACTTAGGCGGCATACCGAGGGCCGCCCCGGCATTACCGCACTGCACGAATCGCATCTGTGCATCATTGAGCCCCCTGCCCACGGAGGGGAAGGACGTGCTGCCCGGGCGATATCCGGCCGGACAGCAGGTGGCCCAGCAATTGTCGACGCACTCAAGCGGCAGCGCATCGAAGCCAGCGTGGGCTCGTCTGAAGCTGTGACGGGATTCCCGCGTTTGTCGGCGGCCCATGCCGAGGCCCACGCGGTGTTGGGTGCACTGCAGGCGTTGGGACGGAACGGGGAGGCCGCGGACAAAGCCGCGCTCGGCACGGCCGGCATGCTCCTCGGAGCAATGGAGAGCCCGTTTGCCGCCCAACTGCTGGCCGCCCAGCTTGGCCCGCTCCTGGACTACGACACAAGGCGCGGCACCCAGCTGGTTCAGACGGCGTGGACTTTCCTGGAACACGACAGCTCCCTGGCAGCTGCGGCCAATGCCCTGCATATCCATGCCAACACGTTGCGGCAGCGGCTGGCCAGGATCGACAACGTCCTGGGTGAGGACTGGCGCCGCGGCGGACGGTCCCTGGACGTGCACGTGGCATTGCGTCTGTGGCGGCTGCAATCAGCGGGAGTGGGCGGTCGCTCGCCCTGA
- a CDS encoding FAD-dependent oxidoreductase, producing the protein MEPEASPPLLETPDAFGAYPRLGQAQIDFLARVGTRRATAAGEVLIQEGSFDSDFFVILQGNVLVVEGLRAVADKQHVESRRGSRILEVHGPGRFLGELGLVEGQPAFVSTVVAEAGEVLQISGNDLRRVVLTEAAVGETILQAYLQRRILLISTGAGIRIVGSRFSRDTLRLLEFAAANRLPHRLLDVENDAQAQAILGHTEIRAGALPAVVLNASQILKNPSTADLAIALGLRAAKEHPAAYDLMVIGAGPAGLAAAVYAASDGLSVVLKEGLAIGGQAGTSSRIENFLGFPSGISGGELTERAVIQARKFKVRINIACRADSIAFRDGEFHAEFSDSGPASSRAALLATGVHYRRLPVPGLEEYEGISVFYAATVHEARLCGSQPVAVVGGGNSAGQAALFLAGTGATVRLVVRGYDLRADMSAYLADRIEEHRGVEVLLGARIVGFAGSGVLERITVDMGATGEQRTFDSRYLFIFIGARPHTEWLQGTVALDDHGFVLTGADLGDFPPGFSHPGRRRLPLETSIPGLFAAGDVRHGSVKRVTAAAGEGSTAVAMIHEHLRLLRAGTTSPGAAAKH; encoded by the coding sequence ATGGAGCCTGAAGCGAGCCCGCCACTGCTCGAAACGCCCGACGCTTTCGGCGCTTATCCACGGCTTGGTCAGGCCCAGATCGACTTTTTGGCCAGGGTCGGCACCAGGCGCGCCACCGCTGCCGGAGAAGTCCTCATTCAGGAGGGCAGTTTCGACTCCGACTTCTTCGTCATCCTGCAGGGCAACGTACTCGTCGTTGAGGGGTTGAGGGCTGTCGCTGATAAACAGCATGTTGAATCCCGCAGGGGCTCGAGGATCCTCGAAGTTCATGGCCCCGGGCGTTTTCTGGGGGAACTGGGCCTGGTCGAGGGGCAGCCGGCCTTTGTCAGCACTGTAGTCGCCGAGGCGGGTGAAGTGCTCCAAATCAGTGGCAACGATTTACGCCGAGTGGTCCTGACGGAAGCCGCAGTGGGCGAAACCATCCTGCAGGCATACCTTCAGCGCCGGATCCTCCTGATCAGCACGGGCGCGGGCATCCGCATAGTTGGTTCCCGATTCAGCCGCGACACCCTGCGCCTCCTGGAATTTGCCGCCGCCAACCGCCTGCCTCACCGGCTGCTCGATGTGGAGAACGACGCGCAGGCCCAGGCAATTCTGGGCCACACGGAGATCCGTGCCGGTGCCCTTCCCGCAGTGGTGCTCAACGCATCGCAGATCCTCAAGAACCCGTCCACCGCGGACTTGGCAATAGCGTTGGGCCTGCGGGCTGCCAAAGAGCATCCGGCCGCATACGATCTGATGGTCATCGGAGCCGGTCCGGCGGGGCTGGCGGCCGCCGTGTACGCAGCGTCCGACGGCCTGTCCGTTGTCCTCAAGGAAGGCCTTGCGATCGGTGGGCAGGCCGGCACTTCATCGAGGATCGAAAACTTTCTTGGCTTTCCCTCAGGAATCTCCGGTGGTGAACTCACTGAAAGAGCGGTCATCCAGGCCCGAAAGTTCAAGGTCCGGATCAACATCGCCTGCCGGGCTGACTCCATCGCGTTCCGGGACGGTGAGTTCCACGCAGAATTCAGCGACAGCGGTCCCGCGTCCTCCCGCGCGGCGCTTCTGGCAACCGGGGTCCATTACCGCCGCCTGCCAGTGCCCGGGCTGGAGGAATACGAAGGAATAAGCGTCTTCTACGCAGCCACTGTTCATGAGGCCAGGCTCTGCGGATCGCAGCCCGTGGCTGTCGTCGGTGGTGGAAATTCCGCCGGCCAGGCAGCGCTGTTCCTGGCCGGCACAGGTGCAACCGTGCGCCTGGTGGTGCGCGGCTATGACCTCCGCGCAGACATGTCCGCCTACCTCGCGGATCGGATCGAAGAGCACCGCGGCGTAGAGGTCCTGCTCGGCGCCAGGATCGTTGGCTTCGCTGGTTCAGGTGTCCTTGAACGGATCACCGTCGATATGGGGGCCACAGGCGAACAACGTACCTTCGACTCCCGTTACCTCTTCATTTTCATCGGCGCCAGGCCGCACACCGAATGGCTGCAGGGCACGGTGGCCCTGGATGACCACGGCTTTGTTCTCACCGGGGCCGACCTCGGAGATTTTCCTCCGGGGTTCAGCCATCCGGGGAGAAGACGGCTGCCATTGGAAACCAGCATCCCGGGCTTGTTCGCGGCCGGAGATGTACGGCACGGGTCGGTGAAACGTGTAACGGCTGCCGCCGGCGAAGGCTCAACAGCTGTGGCAATGATCCACGAACACCTGCGTCTGCTTCGGGCTGGAACGACCAGCCCAGGTGCTGCCGCCAAACATTAG
- a CDS encoding UBP-type zinc finger domain-containing protein — MISESHDPHLSLIRPVRVRTPQGCEECLYLGTAWVHLRLCLTCGHVGCCDASPMRHARAHATELHPIVRSFEPGENWRWCYPHETFV; from the coding sequence ATGATTTCCGAAAGTCATGATCCGCATCTCTCACTGATACGTCCGGTGCGCGTGCGCACACCCCAGGGCTGTGAGGAATGCCTGTACTTGGGCACAGCCTGGGTCCATTTGCGCTTGTGCCTCACCTGTGGCCATGTGGGTTGCTGCGATGCCTCACCCATGAGGCACGCCCGGGCCCACGCCACCGAACTGCATCCCATTGTCCGTTCCTTCGAGCCCGGCGAAAACTGGCGCTGGTGCTATCCCCATGAGACGTTCGTCTAA
- a CDS encoding PDZ domain-containing protein, whose product MQPGDIITRFDGQNIANATDLLAAIRKKEPGKQSVIGFQRGKETKSTTATLGSTAQR is encoded by the coding sequence ATTCAGCCAGGAGACATCATTACCCGGTTCGACGGGCAGAACATCGCCAACGCGACCGACCTCCTTGCCGCCATCCGCAAGAAGGAACCCGGCAAGCAGTCCGTCATAGGGTTTCAGCGCGGGAAGGAGACGAAGTCAACGACAGCCACTCTGGGAAGCACGGCGCAACGATAG
- a CDS encoding PucR family transcriptional regulator, which translates to MFYRRGAGEVLGVAVRSVSVLEFCFIAAVYLVVDGHLVPSPDRAPTAQDHDDGHQPEGTDAAPSATGPAWRYALCVLGDSGELNGCLVLHAGRVPTPSQMTALRATVRRPAEEEPGTYLQRDATLQPAATALAERLRALSATVMHLEARTSIQNALDGALTAPLGRMTSRNSLLAEVLSVVTGRPVTVEDAFGNIHAVAGTKSVRPYPRSSAADRSRTEQLWRASGLPVREPQRLVSLVLPDRDLLGAMCLLENGLPYTADDVFALQYATRLLQVEMSHRRSMAQLELKLGRDLVHELVSGMDQETAMVRAEALGYDIRGPQHVFVAQWQPPRTDDTVTIALRRTLRELQIPALVSVHADITVAVVTGEPLDTELFVVAARTLRSATGAVGIGGPSRDLTELPRSYGEALRALHVRVHSTEPYGLTRYDQLGIYRILDMPGSETDLAGYVEEWLGALLSNDDRRGSDLVHTLAQYLDHGGNYDDTADSLAIHRSTLRYRLRSISQITGFELGDPETRLNLHVATRAWRLRSARSRPGH; encoded by the coding sequence ATGTTCTATCGACGAGGGGCCGGGGAGGTACTTGGCGTAGCCGTACGATCTGTTTCCGTACTGGAATTCTGCTTTATAGCAGCTGTGTATCTCGTGGTGGACGGCCACTTGGTTCCGAGCCCGGACCGGGCACCGACGGCCCAGGACCATGACGACGGCCACCAACCCGAAGGGACGGATGCTGCGCCGTCGGCAACAGGACCTGCCTGGCGATACGCGCTCTGTGTGCTTGGTGACAGCGGAGAACTGAACGGATGCCTCGTCCTGCATGCCGGCCGTGTTCCAACTCCGTCCCAGATGACCGCGCTCCGTGCAACGGTACGACGGCCAGCCGAGGAGGAGCCGGGAACCTACCTGCAGCGGGACGCCACACTGCAGCCCGCTGCAACTGCGCTTGCCGAGAGATTGCGTGCCCTCTCGGCGACGGTGATGCACCTCGAAGCCCGGACGTCGATACAAAACGCGTTGGATGGCGCCCTCACCGCTCCCTTGGGAAGGATGACGTCGCGGAACTCGCTGTTGGCGGAAGTGCTGTCCGTGGTGACGGGGCGCCCTGTCACCGTCGAGGACGCGTTCGGAAATATCCACGCTGTGGCCGGGACCAAATCCGTGCGCCCATACCCCCGGTCCAGCGCGGCGGACAGGTCCCGGACAGAGCAACTATGGCGCGCGTCCGGTTTGCCAGTGCGGGAACCACAAAGGCTCGTGTCCCTGGTCCTGCCGGACAGGGACCTGCTCGGGGCAATGTGCCTCTTGGAAAACGGCCTGCCCTACACTGCGGATGACGTCTTTGCCCTGCAGTATGCAACACGGCTCTTGCAGGTGGAGATGTCCCACCGCCGCAGCATGGCGCAACTGGAACTGAAGCTGGGCCGCGACCTGGTGCATGAACTGGTCTCTGGAATGGATCAAGAAACGGCCATGGTGCGTGCAGAGGCCTTGGGATACGACATCCGGGGTCCGCAGCACGTGTTCGTCGCTCAGTGGCAACCGCCCAGGACGGACGATACTGTGACGATCGCCCTGCGGAGGACGCTGCGCGAACTGCAAATACCCGCACTCGTTTCAGTTCATGCGGATATTACCGTTGCCGTGGTGACAGGCGAACCGCTTGATACAGAACTCTTCGTTGTTGCGGCAAGGACGCTGCGCAGCGCCACCGGAGCTGTGGGCATCGGGGGCCCGAGCCGCGATCTCACGGAGCTACCCCGCTCGTATGGAGAAGCTCTGCGGGCCCTTCACGTCCGTGTACATTCCACCGAGCCGTACGGGCTCACCCGGTATGACCAACTGGGGATCTACCGCATCCTGGACATGCCCGGCAGCGAAACCGACCTTGCAGGTTACGTTGAGGAGTGGCTGGGCGCACTGCTGAGCAACGATGACCGCCGTGGATCTGACCTGGTGCACACCCTTGCGCAATATCTGGATCATGGCGGCAACTATGACGACACGGCGGACAGCCTGGCCATTCACCGGAGCACACTGCGTTACCGGCTGAGGTCCATCAGCCAGATCACGGGTTTTGAACTGGGCGACCCTGAGACACGCCTCAATTTGCACGTCGCCACGCGTGCCTGGCGCCTGCGGTCCGCCCGGTCGCGGCCGGGACACTAG
- the dnaK gene encoding molecular chaperone DnaK yields the protein MAKAVGIDLGTTNSVIAVWEGGEARVVPNAEGARTTPSVVAYTDAGERLVGQLARRQAILNPKGTITSAKRFIGRHYDEITDEAKAVSFDVVADDNGVARFAVQGKKVAPEEVSALVLRKLVDDAAKQLGEKVTEAVITVPAYFNDAQRTATKDAGRIAGLEVLRIINEPTAAALAYGIDKRQHETVLVFDLGGGTFDVSLLDVGDGVVEVRSTAGDTHLGGDDFDRRLVDYLADGFQKENGIDLRSDAQALQRLFEAAEKAKVELSSVTQTQVNLPFITADAAGPKHLTTTIRRSVFEEITHDLVERTMEPVKQAMADAKVTANDIDEVILVGGSTRIPAVQNVVRRLTGGKDPNMSVNPDEVVAIGAAIQAGVLKGEVSDVLLLDVVPLSLGVETRGGVMTKVIERNTTIPARRSEVFSTADDNQPAVDVVVLQGERELAADNRVLGRFQLTDIRPAPRGEPQIEVTFDVDANGILNVTARDKDTGKEQGITISEGSNLDAKEVERMIAEAESHRSEDLQSRERIDALNELDAVAYRVERTMNELGDRVAAHDKARAELLIGQARDAVNNQAEASTARELVSELQQLQAALSASDSSVGAAGPGVSDQQSSGVDDDDIVDAEFDRG from the coding sequence ATGGCCAAAGCAGTAGGAATCGATCTTGGAACCACCAACTCAGTGATCGCCGTCTGGGAAGGTGGGGAGGCCCGTGTTGTACCTAATGCAGAAGGGGCCCGGACCACGCCCTCGGTTGTGGCCTATACGGACGCCGGGGAACGGCTGGTGGGGCAACTCGCCCGTCGGCAGGCGATCCTCAACCCCAAGGGAACCATCACCTCGGCCAAACGGTTTATCGGCCGGCACTACGACGAAATCACCGATGAAGCCAAGGCCGTGAGCTTCGACGTCGTAGCGGATGACAATGGCGTGGCCCGCTTTGCGGTCCAGGGCAAGAAAGTCGCGCCCGAAGAAGTAAGCGCGCTCGTCCTTCGTAAGTTGGTGGACGACGCTGCGAAGCAGTTGGGCGAAAAGGTCACCGAAGCAGTCATTACAGTTCCCGCGTACTTCAATGACGCCCAGCGCACTGCAACCAAGGATGCGGGCAGGATTGCCGGTCTGGAAGTGCTGCGCATCATCAATGAACCTACCGCTGCGGCTCTTGCCTACGGTATAGACAAACGCCAGCATGAGACGGTCTTGGTGTTCGACCTTGGCGGGGGAACCTTTGATGTGAGCCTGCTGGACGTGGGCGACGGCGTTGTGGAAGTCCGCTCGACGGCGGGTGATACGCACCTCGGAGGCGACGATTTTGACCGCCGCCTGGTCGATTACCTGGCCGACGGGTTCCAGAAGGAGAACGGCATCGACCTTCGGTCGGACGCCCAAGCGTTGCAACGCCTGTTTGAGGCGGCCGAGAAGGCCAAAGTCGAGCTGAGTTCCGTGACCCAGACCCAGGTAAACCTGCCCTTTATAACGGCCGACGCCGCAGGCCCGAAGCATCTTACGACCACTATTCGACGCTCCGTTTTTGAAGAGATTACCCATGACTTGGTGGAACGCACCATGGAGCCGGTCAAGCAGGCCATGGCCGACGCCAAGGTCACGGCCAACGACATCGATGAAGTGATCCTGGTGGGCGGTTCTACCCGCATCCCGGCCGTACAGAACGTCGTTCGGCGCCTGACCGGCGGCAAAGATCCCAACATGAGCGTCAATCCCGATGAAGTCGTGGCCATCGGTGCGGCGATCCAGGCCGGTGTGCTCAAGGGTGAGGTCTCGGACGTCCTGCTGCTGGATGTGGTGCCGCTTTCGCTGGGGGTCGAGACCCGAGGGGGTGTGATGACCAAGGTCATCGAGCGCAACACCACCATTCCGGCAAGGCGCAGCGAAGTGTTCTCCACCGCCGATGATAACCAGCCCGCCGTCGACGTGGTGGTCTTGCAGGGGGAGCGGGAACTTGCGGCGGACAATCGGGTGCTGGGCCGTTTCCAGCTGACCGATATCCGGCCTGCGCCCCGCGGCGAGCCGCAGATCGAGGTTACGTTCGACGTCGATGCCAACGGCATCCTGAATGTCACGGCACGTGACAAGGACACGGGCAAGGAGCAGGGCATCACTATCAGCGAAGGCTCCAACCTCGACGCCAAAGAAGTCGAGCGCATGATTGCCGAGGCTGAGTCCCACAGAAGCGAGGACCTGCAGAGCCGGGAGCGGATAGACGCACTCAACGAACTCGATGCTGTGGCCTATCGGGTGGAACGGACCATGAACGAACTCGGTGACAGGGTCGCCGCGCACGACAAGGCTCGGGCCGAACTGCTGATCGGGCAGGCGCGCGACGCGGTCAATAACCAGGCGGAGGCATCCACTGCGAGGGAACTCGTCTCCGAACTTCAGCAACTTCAGGCGGCGCTCAGTGCGTCAGACTCTTCCGTGGGCGCGGCCGGACCCGGGGTCTCCGACCAGCAATCCAGCGGGGTGGACGACGATGACATCGTCGACGCAGAGTTCGATCGTGGCTAG
- a CDS encoding nucleotide exchange factor GrpE has protein sequence MRDQAGAAEKAHQESAQTNSSPPDETDERETDAVAQGDALAKMEDQWRRALADADNLRKRAAREGTQLRAQERAAVSLAWLPVLDNLELALEHAPAGGSDPFVEGIVSIRQQAVDTLARLGYPRIDAENVPFDPRIHEVVSVVETDDVPPGTLVRVLRPGYGSPEHTLRPAAVVVSRAVTPDRG, from the coding sequence ATGAGAGACCAGGCAGGGGCCGCAGAAAAGGCCCATCAAGAAAGTGCCCAAACAAACAGCAGCCCGCCCGATGAAACTGATGAGAGGGAGACCGATGCAGTGGCACAGGGGGATGCCTTGGCCAAGATGGAGGATCAGTGGCGCCGTGCGCTCGCAGACGCGGACAACCTCCGAAAGCGCGCTGCGCGGGAGGGCACCCAGCTAAGGGCACAGGAACGCGCAGCGGTGTCCTTGGCGTGGCTGCCCGTGTTGGACAATCTGGAACTGGCGTTGGAGCACGCGCCTGCGGGTGGAAGTGACCCATTTGTGGAGGGGATAGTTTCAATCCGGCAACAGGCCGTGGATACCCTGGCGCGTCTGGGCTACCCACGAATCGATGCTGAGAACGTGCCCTTCGATCCCCGGATCCATGAGGTTGTCAGCGTGGTTGAAACTGACGACGTTCCCCCTGGGACGCTGGTGAGGGTGCTGCGTCCTGGCTATGGAAGTCCGGAGCACACGCTACGGCCAGCCGCCGTTGTGGTGAGCCGGGCGGTGACCCCGGATCGTGGCTGA
- a CDS encoding J domain-containing protein: protein MAEDYYSVLGVTRTAKPDEIQRAYRKLARRHHPDVNRDPGAADRFKEIGEAYDTLSDPESRARYDRFGAEYRQYSGSGGRPGTRGAGPGPRPGPRAGRTAYGNAHVNPGDDVDWEDLLGGWFRQQAGGAARGADHEAELWLPLGEAVRGGRRTVRLAQQDGATRDYDIDVPPGVLDGQRIRLAGEGAAGREGGPPGDLSLTVRIQPDATYRLEGRDIHFDLPVTPSEAALGARVKVNAPSGPVTITVPEGSSSGRRLRLRGQGMPDPGGQPGNLYAEIRVMVPPRLSSKVRKLYEQLGEVSDFHPREGLL from the coding sequence GTGGCTGAGGATTACTATTCGGTTCTGGGGGTCACCCGCACAGCGAAGCCAGACGAGATCCAGCGCGCTTACCGGAAACTCGCAAGAAGGCATCATCCCGATGTCAACCGCGATCCTGGTGCCGCGGACAGGTTCAAGGAAATCGGTGAGGCCTACGATACGTTGTCGGATCCTGAAAGCAGGGCCCGTTATGACCGCTTCGGTGCCGAATACCGGCAGTACTCCGGCAGCGGCGGGCGTCCGGGTACGAGAGGCGCCGGGCCCGGCCCGAGGCCGGGTCCGCGGGCCGGGCGCACCGCCTATGGCAACGCGCACGTGAATCCTGGAGACGACGTCGACTGGGAGGATCTGCTGGGTGGCTGGTTCCGGCAACAGGCAGGAGGCGCGGCCCGGGGAGCGGACCACGAAGCCGAGCTCTGGTTGCCCCTCGGAGAGGCGGTCCGTGGCGGCCGGCGGACCGTTCGCCTGGCCCAGCAGGATGGTGCAACCCGGGACTACGACATTGACGTGCCCCCCGGCGTGCTCGACGGACAGCGTATTCGGCTTGCGGGGGAGGGCGCTGCGGGACGGGAAGGCGGTCCGCCGGGGGATCTGTCACTGACTGTGCGCATCCAACCGGACGCCACATACCGGCTTGAGGGACGGGACATCCACTTCGATCTTCCTGTCACTCCCTCCGAGGCCGCCTTGGGGGCCAGGGTCAAGGTAAACGCGCCGTCGGGACCGGTCACGATTACCGTCCCGGAGGGTTCCTCCAGTGGTCGCAGGCTCCGGCTTCGGGGCCAGGGCATGCCTGACCCCGGCGGACAGCCAGGGAATCTCTACGCAGAGATCCGCGTCATGGTGCCGCCGCGGCTTAGCAGTAAGGTGCGCAAGCTATACGAGCAGCTTGGCGAGGTATCCGATTTCCACCCGAGGGAGGGGCTGCTATGA
- a CDS encoding chaperone modulator CbpM → MSREFPLAYPWRLNLEAVARSSGVHPDVVMRFVELDLIRPLGDAPGGPWFSPGVPGLIARVLRLHSELSLNYAAIPLVLDLLVRVDLLERRLVEITQVEGTA, encoded by the coding sequence ATGAGCCGGGAATTTCCACTCGCCTATCCGTGGCGCTTGAATCTCGAGGCTGTGGCACGCAGCAGCGGTGTCCATCCCGACGTCGTCATGCGGTTCGTAGAGCTTGATCTCATTCGCCCGTTGGGCGATGCGCCGGGCGGGCCGTGGTTCAGTCCCGGGGTCCCGGGGCTTATTGCCCGCGTCTTGAGACTTCATTCGGAGCTTTCACTTAATTACGCGGCAATCCCGCTGGTACTCGACTTGCTGGTGCGGGTCGACTTGCTGGAACGACGACTGGTTGAAATCACGCAGGTGGAAGGGACAGCTTAA